Proteins encoded together in one Pseudomonas sp. Seg1 window:
- the lpxK gene encoding tetraacyldisaccharide 4'-kinase codes for MSLSDRLLAAWYQGHPALALLRPLEMLYRRVVVSKRQRFLDGQGEIYQPPVPLIVVGNITVGGTGKTPMILWLIEHCRRSGLRVGVVSRGYGAKPPQLPWRVEAEQSADIAGDEPLLIVQRTGVPLMIDPDRSSAVRALLASEPLDLILSDDGMQHYRLARDLELVLIDAARGLGNKRCLPAGPLREPIERLQSVDGVLFNGATADREDGFAFRLQPTALVNLRSGERQSLKHFAPGQSVHAVAGIGNPQRFFNTLEALDWRAIPHAFADHAEYSVQALNFTPSLPVVMTEKDAVKCRVFASADWWYLAVDAVPSPAFVAWFDTQLMRLLPDRLLP; via the coding sequence ATGAGCCTGTCCGATCGTTTGCTCGCCGCGTGGTATCAGGGGCACCCGGCCCTGGCGCTGCTGCGGCCGCTGGAAATGCTCTATCGCCGCGTCGTAGTGAGCAAACGACAGCGCTTTCTTGATGGCCAGGGCGAGATCTATCAGCCGCCAGTGCCGCTCATTGTGGTCGGCAACATCACTGTCGGCGGTACTGGCAAGACGCCGATGATCCTCTGGCTCATCGAGCATTGCCGCCGCAGCGGTTTGCGTGTCGGCGTGGTCAGCCGTGGCTACGGTGCCAAACCGCCGCAGTTGCCCTGGCGAGTGGAGGCCGAGCAGAGCGCTGATATTGCCGGCGACGAACCCCTGTTGATCGTCCAGCGCACCGGCGTGCCGCTGATGATCGACCCTGATCGCAGCTCCGCCGTCAGAGCCTTGCTCGCCAGCGAACCGCTGGATCTGATTCTGTCCGACGACGGCATGCAGCATTACCGCCTCGCACGGGATCTGGAACTGGTGCTGATCGATGCCGCCCGTGGCCTCGGTAATAAACGTTGCCTGCCGGCTGGGCCGTTGCGCGAGCCGATCGAGCGCCTGCAAAGTGTCGACGGCGTGCTGTTCAATGGCGCGACGGCTGATCGTGAAGACGGTTTCGCCTTTCGTCTGCAACCCACGGCGCTGGTCAATCTGCGCAGCGGCGAGCGCCAGTCGCTCAAGCATTTTGCGCCGGGGCAGAGCGTGCACGCGGTGGCCGGGATCGGCAATCCGCAACGTTTCTTCAATACCCTCGAAGCGCTAGACTGGCGAGCAATCCCGCATGCGTTTGCCGACCACGCCGAATACAGCGTGCAGGCCTTGAATTTCACACCGTCATTGCCAGTGGTGATGACCGAAAAGGACGCGGTGAAGTGCCGTGTCTTCGCTTCTGCCGACTGGTGGTATCTGGCGGTCGATGCCGTGCCGTCGCCGGCCTTCGTGGCCTGGTTCGACACACAGCTGATGCGCCTGTTGCCGGATCGTCTTTTGCCTTAA
- a CDS encoding biopolymer transporter ExbD: protein MKFRRKPRETIDINLASLIDVVFILLLFFVVTTTFTRETQLRVDLPEAVSGSPAEDQQLKQIDVAISAEGVFSVNNKVLPKNDLATLMDAMQKESNGDTNMPLSISADGKTQHQSVITAMDAAGKLGFSHLRMTTVEAAPKS, encoded by the coding sequence GTGAAATTCCGTCGCAAGCCTCGGGAAACGATCGACATCAACCTCGCGTCGCTGATCGATGTGGTGTTCATCCTGCTGCTGTTTTTCGTCGTGACCACTACGTTTACCCGCGAAACCCAGTTGCGCGTTGATCTGCCGGAAGCCGTCAGCGGCTCGCCGGCCGAAGATCAGCAGCTCAAGCAGATCGACGTGGCCATCAGCGCCGAAGGGGTGTTTTCGGTGAACAACAAGGTTCTGCCGAAAAACGATCTGGCGACTCTGATGGACGCCATGCAGAAAGAATCCAACGGTGATACCAACATGCCGTTGTCGATCAGTGCCGACGGCAAGACTCAGCATCAATCGGTGATCACCGCCATGGACGCGGCCGGCAAGCTCGGTTTCAGCCATTTGCGCATGACCACGGTCGAGGCGGCGCCCAAGTCCTGA
- a CDS encoding MotA/TolQ/ExbB proton channel family protein — MWELVKSGGWMMLPIILSSIAAMAIVAERLWTLRASRVTPEHLLGQVWVWIKDKQLNKEKLKELRANSPLGEILAAGLANSKHGREIMKECIEEAAARVIHELERYVNALGTIAAMSPLLGLLGTVLGMIDIFSAFTGSGMTTNASVLAGGISKALITTAAGLMVGIPAVFFHRFLQRRIDELVVGMEQEAIKLVEVVQGDRDVDLAEGRA, encoded by the coding sequence GTGTGGGAATTGGTCAAATCCGGCGGCTGGATGATGTTGCCGATCATTCTGAGTTCCATCGCGGCCATGGCGATTGTCGCCGAGCGCCTGTGGACCCTGCGCGCCAGTCGCGTCACCCCCGAGCATCTGCTGGGCCAGGTCTGGGTCTGGATCAAGGACAAACAGCTCAATAAAGAAAAACTCAAGGAGTTGCGCGCCAATTCGCCGCTGGGGGAAATCCTCGCTGCCGGTCTGGCCAACTCCAAGCATGGTCGCGAGATCATGAAAGAGTGCATCGAAGAGGCCGCCGCTCGGGTCATTCACGAGCTCGAGCGCTACGTCAATGCTCTGGGCACCATCGCCGCGATGTCACCGTTGCTCGGTCTGCTGGGTACGGTGCTGGGCATGATCGATATTTTCAGCGCCTTCACCGGTTCCGGCATGACCACCAATGCTTCGGTCCTGGCCGGTGGTATCTCCAAGGCGTTGATCACCACAGCCGCAGGCCTGATGGTCGGTATTCCGGCGGTGTTCTTCCACCGTTTCCTGCAACGCCGCATCGACGAGTTGGTGGTGGGCATGGAGCAGGAAGCGATCAAACTGGTTGAAGTGGTGCAGGGCGACCGTGACGTCGATCTGGCTGAGGGCCGCGCGTGA
- a CDS encoding DNA internalization-related competence protein ComEC/Rec2 produces MRTGMMALAVGLLAPVFMSALPPVWLMVLLPVVGLMLLPFRSYPLAFLLFGFTWACISAQWALNDRLSVELDGETRWVEGRVIGLPQHSDGVVRFELADARSRHEKLPTLMRLAWYAGPPVNSGERWRLAVKLKRPVGLLNPDAFDYEAWLLAQRIGATGTIKDGERLTAARGAWRDGIRQRLLTADAQGRAGALAALVLGDGSGLSREDWQILQDTGTVHLLVISGQHIGMLAALMYLLVAGLARYGLWPLRWPWLPWACGLAFAAALGYGLLAGFDVPVRRACVMVGLVLLWRLRFRHLGAWWPLLLAFDGVLLLDPLASLRPGFWLSFAAVAVLTFTFGGRLGAWRWWQTWTRAQWLIAIGLCPVLLALHLPISLSGPLANLLAVPWISLLVLPPALLGTLLLPVPYVGEWLLWLAGGLIDWLFQGLAVIAGQWPAWIAPSIPVWALLIGSLGAVLLLLPRGVPMRPLGWPLLLVLVAPPREKPGEGLADIWQLDVGQGLAIVVRTRHHVLLYDAGPRFGDFDLGERVVLPALRKLNVEKLDLMLLSHADADHAGGALAVARGLKVNRVISGDPPGLSAELNAETCESGQQWQWDGVSFQLWQWTDAHDSNQRSCVLQIEANGERLLLTGDIDTHAERVLLQSPLAVETQWLQAPHHGSRSSSSMALLKTLKPQAVLISRGHGNSFGHPHPTVLARYRKQGLRIYDSAEQGAIHLQLGTFKAPWAMRQQPRFWRDPPALAR; encoded by the coding sequence ATGCGCACAGGGATGATGGCGCTGGCAGTCGGTCTTCTGGCTCCGGTTTTTATGTCGGCGTTACCGCCGGTCTGGTTGATGGTGTTGCTGCCGGTTGTGGGTTTGATGTTGCTGCCGTTTCGCAGCTACCCGCTGGCGTTTTTGCTGTTCGGCTTTACTTGGGCCTGTATCAGCGCGCAATGGGCCTTGAATGACCGGTTGTCCGTTGAGCTGGATGGAGAAACCCGCTGGGTCGAAGGGCGGGTGATCGGTCTGCCGCAGCACAGCGATGGCGTGGTGCGATTCGAATTGGCAGATGCACGCTCGCGTCACGAAAAACTGCCGACATTGATGCGCCTGGCCTGGTACGCCGGGCCGCCGGTCAACAGCGGCGAGCGCTGGCGTCTGGCCGTCAAACTCAAACGCCCGGTGGGTTTGCTCAATCCTGATGCGTTCGACTACGAAGCCTGGCTGCTCGCGCAACGCATCGGCGCAACCGGCACGATCAAGGATGGCGAACGTCTGACAGCCGCGCGCGGGGCCTGGCGCGATGGCATTCGCCAGCGCTTGTTGACGGCGGACGCGCAAGGCCGGGCCGGGGCGCTGGCCGCGTTGGTGCTGGGTGATGGCTCAGGACTCAGTCGCGAGGACTGGCAGATTCTGCAAGACACCGGCACCGTGCATTTGCTGGTCATTTCCGGTCAGCACATCGGGATGCTCGCGGCGCTGATGTACTTGCTGGTCGCAGGTCTTGCCCGTTATGGGCTGTGGCCGCTGCGCTGGCCGTGGCTGCCATGGGCTTGTGGTCTGGCATTCGCGGCGGCGCTCGGTTACGGGCTGCTCGCCGGGTTCGATGTGCCGGTGCGACGCGCCTGCGTGATGGTCGGCCTGGTGCTGTTGTGGCGCCTGCGCTTTCGCCATCTCGGTGCGTGGTGGCCGCTGTTATTGGCGTTCGACGGCGTGCTGTTGCTGGATCCGCTGGCCAGTCTACGTCCTGGTTTCTGGTTGTCCTTCGCCGCGGTGGCGGTGCTGACTTTCACCTTTGGCGGGCGCCTCGGGGCATGGCGCTGGTGGCAGACATGGACGCGAGCGCAGTGGCTGATTGCGATCGGTCTCTGTCCTGTGTTGTTGGCGCTTCACCTGCCAATCAGCCTGAGCGGGCCGTTGGCGAATTTGTTGGCGGTGCCCTGGATCAGTCTGCTGGTGCTGCCGCCGGCATTGCTCGGGACTTTGCTGTTACCGGTGCCGTATGTCGGCGAATGGCTGCTGTGGCTGGCGGGTGGTTTGATCGATTGGTTGTTTCAGGGCTTAGCCGTGATCGCCGGGCAATGGCCCGCGTGGATTGCACCGTCAATTCCCGTGTGGGCGTTGCTGATTGGCAGCCTCGGCGCCGTGCTGTTGCTATTGCCGCGTGGTGTGCCGATGCGTCCGTTGGGCTGGCCCCTGCTGCTGGTACTGGTAGCGCCGCCACGCGAGAAACCGGGCGAAGGATTGGCCGACATCTGGCAACTCGATGTCGGCCAGGGCCTGGCGATTGTGGTCCGTACCCGTCACCACGTCTTGCTCTATGACGCCGGGCCGCGTTTCGGGGATTTCGATCTCGGTGAGCGCGTGGTGCTGCCAGCCTTGCGCAAGCTGAATGTCGAGAAACTTGACCTTATGCTGCTCAGTCACGCGGATGCCGATCACGCCGGCGGCGCATTGGCCGTGGCGCGTGGTTTGAAAGTGAATAGAGTCATCAGCGGCGATCCACCGGGACTGTCTGCTGAACTGAACGCCGAAACGTGTGAAAGTGGCCAGCAATGGCAGTGGGACGGTGTCAGTTTTCAACTCTGGCAATGGACAGATGCCCATGACAGCAACCAGCGTTCCTGCGTGTTGCAGATCGAAGCCAATGGCGAGCGCCTCTTGCTGACGGGCGATATCGACACTCACGCCGAACGTGTTTTGCTGCAAAGCCCTCTGGCTGTTGAAACGCAATGGCTGCAAGCACCGCACCATGGCAGCCGCAGTTCCTCATCCATGGCCCTGCTCAAGACATTGAAACCTCAGGCCGTGCTGATTTCTCGCGGTCACGGCAACTCGTTCGGCCATCCGCACCCGACGGTTCTGGCGCGGTATCGCAAACAAGGCCTGCGCATTTACGACAGTGCCGAGCAGGGTGCCATTCATCTGCAATTGGGTACCTTCAAAGCGCCATGGGCGATGCGCCAGCAGCCGCGTTTCTGGCGCGATCCGCCCGCACTGGCCCGTTGA
- a CDS encoding DUF2062 domain-containing protein, whose protein sequence is MPRRLFKRYMPDPTSIREHKSLRFLGKLLHDPNLWHLNRHSVARAMAVGLFAAFLPIPAQMLVAAALAIIVRGNMPIAVSLVWLTNPITMPAVFFCTYQAGAWLMDVPARHLPDELTWEWISGELSTLWQPFLLGSVVVGLVLGALAYFVVMMYWRWWVARQWARRKKKRMS, encoded by the coding sequence ATGCCCCGGCGCTTATTCAAACGTTACATGCCCGACCCGACGAGCATCAGGGAACACAAATCCTTACGCTTTCTCGGCAAGTTGCTGCATGACCCGAACCTCTGGCACCTCAATCGCCACTCGGTTGCCCGTGCGATGGCGGTCGGATTGTTTGCGGCATTCCTGCCGATTCCGGCGCAGATGCTGGTGGCGGCCGCATTGGCCATCATCGTTCGCGGCAATATGCCGATCGCTGTCAGCCTGGTGTGGCTGACCAATCCGATCACCATGCCGGCGGTATTTTTCTGTACGTATCAGGCCGGAGCATGGTTGATGGATGTGCCCGCACGGCATCTGCCGGATGAGCTGACGTGGGAATGGATCAGCGGCGAACTGTCGACGTTGTGGCAACCGTTTTTGTTGGGTTCCGTAGTCGTCGGGCTGGTGCTTGGCGCCCTCGCCTACTTCGTGGTGATGATGTACTGGCGCTGGTGGGTGGCGCGGCAGTGGGCGCGGCGCAAGAAGAAACGAATGTCTTGA
- a CDS encoding ABC transporter permease: MSSEFRPNLVALQTIVYREVKRFTRIWPQTLLPPAITMVLYFVIFGNLIGRQIGDMGGFTYMEYIVPGLIMMSVITNSYGNVVSSFFGSKFQRSIEELMVSPVSPHTILIGYVCGGVLRGLMVGVIVTILSLFFTHLQVHHLGVTILVVVLTATIFSLLGFINAVFARNFDDISIIPTFVLTPLTYLGGVFYSITLLPPFWQTVSLANPVLHMVNAFRYGILGVSDIRIGIAITFMLVATVVLYFGCARLLVSGRGMRT, encoded by the coding sequence ATGAGTTCCGAATTCCGTCCCAATCTCGTCGCGCTCCAGACCATCGTTTACCGTGAGGTCAAACGCTTCACGCGGATCTGGCCGCAGACCCTGCTGCCACCTGCGATCACCATGGTTCTGTACTTCGTGATCTTCGGCAACCTGATCGGCCGGCAGATCGGCGACATGGGTGGCTTCACTTACATGGAGTACATCGTGCCGGGGCTGATCATGATGTCGGTGATCACCAACTCCTATGGCAACGTGGTGTCGAGTTTCTTCGGCAGCAAGTTCCAGCGCTCGATTGAAGAGTTGATGGTTTCACCGGTGTCGCCGCATACGATATTGATCGGCTACGTCTGTGGTGGCGTGCTGCGTGGCCTGATGGTCGGCGTGATCGTGACGATTCTGTCGCTGTTCTTCACCCATCTGCAGGTGCATCACCTCGGCGTGACCATTCTGGTGGTGGTGCTGACAGCGACGATCTTCTCGCTGCTGGGCTTCATCAATGCTGTGTTTGCACGCAACTTCGATGACATCTCGATCATCCCGACCTTCGTGCTGACGCCGCTGACCTATCTGGGTGGCGTGTTCTATTCGATCACGTTGCTGCCACCGTTCTGGCAGACCGTGTCGCTGGCCAACCCGGTGCTGCATATGGTCAATGCCTTCCGTTACGGCATTCTGGGCGTGTCGGATATTCGCATCGGTATCGCGATCACCTTCATGCTGGTGGCGACGGTGGTGTTGTATTTCGGCTGCGCGCGCTTGCTGGTGAGCGGGCGCGGGATGCGTACCTGA
- a CDS encoding ABC transporter ATP-binding protein, giving the protein MSSALSIRQLTKTYGNGFQALSGIDLDVAEGDFFALLGPNGAGKSTTIGILSTLVNKTSGTVNIFGNDLDKNPAALKRSIGVVPQEFNFNQFEKTFDIVVTQAGYYGIPAKIAKERAEQYLTQLGLWDKRDVPSRSLSGGMKRRLMIARALVHEPRLLILDEPTAGVDIELRRSMWTFLTELNQKGITIILTTHYLEEAEQLCRNIGIIDHGTIVENTSMRQLLGQLHMETFLLDLKGDLATAPQLVGYPSRLVDAHTLEVQVDKSMGITALFGQLALQNIEVLSLRNKTNRLEELFVSLVEKNLSKVAV; this is encoded by the coding sequence ATGAGTTCCGCTCTGTCCATCCGGCAGCTAACCAAAACCTACGGCAACGGGTTCCAGGCCTTGAGTGGTATCGATCTGGACGTCGCCGAAGGTGACTTTTTCGCCTTGCTCGGCCCCAACGGTGCCGGCAAATCCACGACCATCGGCATTCTCTCCACCCTGGTCAACAAGACCAGCGGCACGGTGAATATCTTCGGCAATGACCTGGACAAAAATCCGGCAGCGCTCAAGCGCTCGATCGGCGTGGTGCCCCAGGAATTCAACTTCAATCAGTTCGAAAAGACCTTCGACATCGTCGTGACCCAGGCCGGTTACTACGGCATTCCGGCGAAGATCGCCAAGGAACGCGCCGAGCAGTACCTGACTCAGTTGGGCCTGTGGGACAAGCGTGATGTGCCGTCACGGTCGCTGTCCGGCGGCATGAAGCGGCGGCTGATGATCGCCCGTGCACTGGTGCATGAACCGCGCCTGCTGATCCTCGACGAACCGACTGCCGGGGTGGACATCGAATTGCGCCGTTCGATGTGGACATTCCTCACCGAGCTGAACCAGAAGGGCATCACCATCATTCTCACCACGCACTATCTGGAAGAGGCTGAGCAGCTGTGCCGCAACATCGGCATCATCGACCACGGCACGATTGTCGAAAACACCAGCATGCGTCAGCTGCTTGGTCAGTTGCATATGGAAACTTTCCTGCTCGACCTGAAAGGTGATCTGGCTACCGCGCCGCAACTGGTCGGCTATCCGTCGCGCCTGGTGGATGCGCACACGCTGGAAGTGCAGGTCGACAAGTCGATGGGCATTACCGCGTTGTTCGGTCAGTTGGCGTTGCAGAACATCGAAGTGCTGAGCCTGCGCAACAAAACCAATCGCCTCGAGGAGCTGTTCGTGTCCCTGGTGGAGAAAAATCTGTCGAAGGTGGCGGTATGA
- a CDS encoding glutathione S-transferase, protein MLKIWGRKNSSNVRKPLWAAEELGLAYEAINAGGAFGVVDTPEYRAMNPNGRVPVIEDDGFVLWESNAIVRYLLARHAPNTAWYPADPQARAIADKWMDWTTSSFAGPFRTVFWGVLRTPVDKQDWPAINAAIKECNELLNMADQALASQPYLSGSEIGMGDIPLGSFIYAWFEMPIERAPQPHLHAWYERLKLRAAYQKAVMTALT, encoded by the coding sequence ATGCTGAAAATCTGGGGACGTAAGAACTCATCGAATGTCAGGAAACCGCTGTGGGCTGCCGAGGAACTTGGCCTGGCCTATGAGGCGATCAATGCCGGTGGTGCGTTCGGTGTGGTCGACACGCCCGAGTACCGGGCGATGAACCCGAACGGGCGGGTGCCGGTCATCGAAGATGATGGTTTCGTGCTCTGGGAATCCAACGCCATCGTCCGCTATCTGCTGGCCAGGCATGCGCCGAACACGGCGTGGTATCCCGCCGATCCGCAAGCGCGGGCCATCGCTGACAAGTGGATGGACTGGACCACCTCAAGTTTTGCAGGGCCTTTTCGCACCGTGTTCTGGGGCGTTCTGCGCACCCCGGTCGACAAGCAGGACTGGCCTGCGATCAACGCCGCCATCAAAGAATGCAATGAGTTGCTGAACATGGCCGATCAGGCTCTGGCCAGTCAGCCATACTTGTCCGGCAGCGAAATCGGCATGGGCGACATTCCCCTCGGCAGTTTCATTTATGCCTGGTTCGAGATGCCCATCGAGCGCGCCCCGCAACCGCACTTACACGCCTGGTACGAGCGGCTGAAGCTGCGTGCGGCGTATCAAAAAGCGGTCATGACCGCGTTGACTTGA
- a CDS encoding transglutaminase family protein, which produces MREYLSPGRFIDSDHPAVVEFAEQHRGASRDPLEQAINLYYAVREAVRYNMYTFSRDPQTLRGSYALAAGESYCVPKATLLAGCARHCGIPARIGLADVKNHLSTPRLLELLRSEVFAMHGYTELFLNDRWVKATPAFNQKLCEMFNVAPLEFDGIHDSVFHPYNSDGALLMEYLVDHGQFADVPETLFFEHLQKCYPHLFNDQQTPLSADMRSDVGGR; this is translated from the coding sequence ATGCGCGAGTATCTGAGTCCCGGCCGCTTCATCGATAGTGACCACCCGGCGGTGGTGGAGTTCGCCGAACAACATCGTGGTGCCAGCCGCGATCCGCTCGAGCAGGCGATCAATCTGTATTACGCCGTGCGCGAGGCGGTGCGATACAACATGTACACCTTCAGCCGCGACCCGCAGACCTTGCGCGGCAGCTACGCGCTGGCAGCCGGTGAGAGTTATTGCGTGCCTAAAGCCACGCTGCTGGCCGGTTGTGCGCGGCATTGCGGGATCCCGGCGCGCATCGGTCTGGCGGACGTGAAAAACCATCTGTCGACGCCGCGCCTGCTGGAGCTACTGAGAAGCGAAGTGTTCGCCATGCACGGTTACACCGAGCTGTTTCTGAATGATCGCTGGGTAAAAGCCACACCTGCGTTCAACCAGAAACTCTGCGAAATGTTCAACGTTGCGCCGCTGGAGTTCGACGGCATCCACGACAGCGTTTTCCACCCGTACAACAGCGATGGCGCGTTGCTGATGGAGTACCTGGTCGATCACGGCCAGTTCGCCGATGTACCGGAAACCTTGTTCTTCGAGCATCTGCAAAAATGCTATCCGCACCTGTTCAACGATCAACAGACGCCCCTGTCGGCTGACATGCGCAGTGATGTCGGCGGTCGCTGA